From the Methanobacterium sp. CWC-01 genome, the window ATTCCAGTCCTCAAATCAACAATTTCCTGCGCATCCTCATTATCACTCATTTGAAACCTCTCAGTTCCAGTATAGCAGTATATACGGAAGTAATCGGGATGATCCTTGGAAAAATCATAAAGGGCCTGGATCATGGATTTTACCTTATCATAACCACCAATATTAAGATTTGAACATTTGATATACATATTATGTAATATTTTTACTCCGTAGAGATTCACTGCAAAAAATAAGGCTTCTTTGTTCTTGAAATAATAATAGAGAAGGGCTTTGTTTACTTCTGCTTCACGGGCAATTTCATCCATGGTTACCCGGTCATACCCCTTGGCAAAGAAAACCTTCTCTGCAGCCTTAATAATATCGTTACGCCGCTTCTGTTTTTCCCGTTCCCTTCTGGAAGTGGTAGACATGGTAACTCACCTAATGAATGGTTAATATAATATCGGTGAGCCTTACTTAAAAATTAGTTTATTAAATTCAATGGAAAACTTTATATGATCTTAACTCCAATTTAATTTTTAACCGATAGTTAAAAATTAACTTATGGTTAAAAAAATTGTGGAGGTGCCAGAGATGGTGGAAAAAAAATCAGTAGCCGATGGATGGCCACAGATAGTGGGAGATTACACAGTTGGTGATATAGAAAGTGCCGTGGCAGTGGTGACTTTAGGGTCGCATATGGAAGATCTGCCTGTCAAAGCAGGAGCCGGCATATCCGGCCCTTTACACACTGAAAACTTAGGGATAGAAAAGGTGATAGGTAACATAGTTTCTAATCCTAACCTCCGATTCTTAGTGGTATGTGGATCCGAAG encodes:
- a CDS encoding TetR/AcrR family transcriptional regulator, which produces MSTTSRREREKQKRRNDIIKAAEKVFFAKGYDRVTMDEIAREAEVNKALLYYYFKNKEALFFAVNLYGVKILHNMYIKCSNLNIGGYDKVKSMIQALYDFSKDHPDYFRIYCYTGTERFQMSDNEDAQEIVDLRTGMWRIMVEAIIAGIQDGTIRTDLDPVEISIYLNTLAINALNLEFTSQMVLEARKITQDKFWQDMSCFLEPALRPKIKK